From Peromyscus eremicus chromosome 3, PerEre_H2_v1, whole genome shotgun sequence, one genomic window encodes:
- the Cav2 gene encoding caveolin-2 — MGLETEKADVQLFMADDAYSHHSGVDYADPEKYVDSSHDRDPHGLNSHLKLGFDDLIAEPETTHSFDKVWICSHALFEISKYVIYKFLTVFLAIPLAFIMGILFATLSCLHIWILMPFVKTCLMVLPSVQTIWKSVTDVVIGPLCASVGRCFSSVSMQLSPD; from the exons ATGGGGCTGGAGACCGAGAAGGCTGACGTGCAGCTCTTCATGGCTGACGACGCCTACAGCCACCACAGTGGTGTCGACTACGCAGATCCTGAGAAGTATGTGGACTCCAGTCACGACCGGGATCCTCACGGGCTCAACTCGCATCTCAAG CTGGGCTTCGATGATCTGATTGCAGAACCTGAGACTACACACTCCTTTGACAAAGTGTGGATCTGCAGCCATGCCCTCTTTGAAATCAGCAAATATGTGATCTACAAGTTCCTGACGGTGTTTCTGGCCATCCCCTTGGCCTTCATTATGGGGATCCTGTTTGCTACCCTCAGCTGTCTGCACATCTG GATCCTAATGCCGTTTGTGAAGACCTGCCTAATGGTCCTGCCTTCTGTGCAGACAATATGGAAGAGTGTGACAGATGTTGTCATTGGCCCATTGTGTGCAAGTGTGGGACGCTGCTTCTCATCTGTCAGTATGCAACTGAGCCCCGACTGA